From Coriobacteriaceae bacterium, a single genomic window includes:
- a CDS encoding glycosyltransferase family 2 protein — protein sequence MTKMDILPILYLVVPCYNEESVLRETSKRLLEKFSTLVKLSQINANSKVLFVDDGSSDKTWEIIECLHQSNSLFCGLKLSRNCGHQKALLSGLHKAAEFADLIASMDADLQDDINALDEMVSRAREGYEVVYGVRNDRSSDSFLKRFTAQSFYRLQSSLGVDAVYNHADYRLMSKRAVLALSQFREVNLFLRGLVPLVGFKSCCVYYSRGKRFAGESKYTLGKMLSFAFEGITSFSTKPIRIITLTGLIISIFSLFALVYLLIGHFIGDVQVGWTSIIMSIWCLGGLQLLALGVIGEYVGKTYMETKHRPRYFIEEFLSDKEDKDA from the coding sequence ATGACAAAGATGGACATATTGCCGATTCTCTATCTCGTGGTTCCTTGTTACAACGAGGAGAGTGTTTTGCGGGAAACCTCTAAAAGGCTTTTGGAGAAGTTTTCCACTTTAGTAAAATTGTCTCAAATTAATGCGAACAGTAAGGTTTTGTTTGTTGACGATGGGTCATCCGATAAGACTTGGGAGATCATCGAATGTCTTCATCAATCTAATTCCTTATTCTGTGGACTTAAGCTCTCTAGGAATTGTGGCCATCAGAAGGCTTTACTTTCTGGGTTGCATAAGGCAGCTGAGTTTGCTGATTTAATAGCATCGATGGATGCGGATTTACAAGATGATATCAATGCGCTTGATGAAATGGTTTCAAGAGCTCGCGAAGGCTATGAAGTTGTATATGGTGTACGAAATGATCGTTCTAGCGATTCCTTTCTAAAACGTTTTACCGCACAATCTTTTTATCGCTTACAGTCTTCGTTGGGCGTCGATGCTGTTTATAACCATGCTGACTATAGATTGATGTCCAAGCGTGCTGTTCTTGCATTGTCTCAATTCCGTGAGGTTAATCTATTCCTTCGTGGTTTGGTTCCTTTAGTTGGCTTCAAATCTTGCTGCGTGTATTATTCGCGAGGGAAACGGTTTGCCGGCGAATCTAAATACACGCTCGGTAAAATGTTGTCATTTGCTTTTGAGGGTATAACGTCTTTTAGTACTAAACCGATTAGGATAATTACTCTCACCGGTTTAATCATTTCTATTTTTAGTTTATTTGCACTTGTATATCTTTTAATTGGTCATTTTATTGGCGATGTACAAGTTGGCTGGACAAGCATTATTATGTCAATTTGGTGTCTTGGCGGACTTCAACTTTTGGCTTTGGGTGTCATCGGCGAGTACGTTGGAAAGACTTATATGGAGACGAAGCATCGTCCTCGCTATTTTATTGAGGAATTTTTGTCCGATAAGGAGGACAAGGATGCCTAA